In a single window of the uncultured Fibrobacter sp. genome:
- the rpoN gene encoding RNA polymerase factor sigma-54: MQLGTSQRLEQTLSPQLRQFVAILQKNSLELDTAIKEELESNPLLELDDSAPIEEREVHDDELPDSGAELKDERPDNYDDYDSADYSSLEDSAVGDSRLLDGSDGEDINYEQYLKDGSMNEDAPFKDLNASGGDADDEWDRPIKDNGKSLQDKLRDQLLLWSGTREQLEQLLQSNCSEKKFRSLVEYLIDSLDENGFLQVVSSDELPVRPSNDPLINEIESMLHDEISLEDCSLPVREAVHVLQGFNPRGIGARNQRECFLIQAYAIPDFPPLGIQILEKCYEDLLALRYAKIGKALGVATDDVQRAVASFARLNPHPGFQLSNSREHMVSPDLKIVERHGRREVESIRSPIQKRLRINQTYQAILTDKNASKADRDYVKDHLKKATEFIKTIDDRSSTIEKVMRAIFARQKDFFTKGPAFLKPMVQQDIADDIKRDVSTVNRSVNGKYVDTPYGIFELKQFFTSGVKQAVQSESSEAESLSSATILDAIKKLIDAEDKKKPLSDQAITDKLMEQGIQVARRTVAKYRENELHILPASKRKQVI; the protein is encoded by the coding sequence TTGCAACTTGGTACTTCTCAGCGTCTGGAGCAGACTTTGTCGCCCCAGCTTCGGCAGTTTGTCGCCATTCTGCAGAAGAATTCCCTGGAACTCGATACCGCCATCAAGGAAGAACTGGAGAGCAATCCGCTGTTGGAGCTGGATGACTCCGCCCCTATCGAGGAACGCGAAGTACACGACGACGAACTTCCCGATTCCGGCGCGGAACTCAAGGACGAGCGTCCGGACAATTACGACGATTACGATTCCGCCGACTACTCTTCGCTCGAAGACAGCGCCGTAGGCGACAGCCGCCTTCTCGACGGCTCCGATGGCGAAGACATCAACTACGAACAGTACCTGAAGGACGGCTCCATGAACGAGGACGCCCCTTTCAAGGACTTGAATGCATCGGGTGGCGATGCCGACGACGAGTGGGACCGTCCCATCAAGGATAACGGCAAGAGCCTTCAGGACAAGCTGCGAGACCAGCTCCTGCTCTGGTCGGGCACACGCGAACAGCTGGAGCAGCTTCTCCAGAGCAACTGCTCCGAAAAGAAATTCCGTTCCCTGGTGGAATATCTGATCGATTCTCTCGACGAGAACGGCTTTCTGCAGGTGGTTTCCTCCGATGAGCTTCCGGTGCGTCCGTCGAACGACCCGCTGATTAACGAAATCGAGTCGATGCTCCATGACGAAATTTCCCTGGAGGATTGCTCGCTTCCGGTGCGCGAGGCTGTCCATGTGCTGCAGGGGTTCAACCCGCGCGGAATCGGCGCCCGTAACCAGCGCGAATGTTTCTTGATTCAGGCGTACGCGATTCCCGATTTTCCGCCCCTCGGGATACAGATTCTTGAAAAATGCTACGAGGACCTGCTTGCGCTCCGTTATGCAAAGATCGGAAAGGCTCTGGGGGTTGCGACCGACGATGTCCAGCGTGCCGTGGCAAGCTTTGCGCGTCTCAATCCGCATCCCGGATTCCAGCTGTCGAATTCCCGTGAGCACATGGTGAGTCCCGATCTCAAGATCGTGGAACGTCATGGCAGGCGCGAGGTGGAGTCGATCCGTTCTCCTATCCAGAAAAGGCTCCGCATTAATCAGACCTACCAGGCCATCTTGACCGACAAGAACGCTTCCAAGGCGGATCGCGACTATGTCAAGGATCACCTGAAAAAGGCGACGGAGTTTATCAAGACGATCGATGACCGTTCCTCGACCATCGAGAAGGTGATGCGTGCTATCTTCGCGCGCCAGAAGGATTTCTTTACCAAGGGTCCCGCGTTCCTCAAGCCCATGGTGCAGCAGGACATTGCCGACGATATCAAGCGCGACGTGAGCACCGTGAACCGTTCCGTCAACGGGAAGTACGTCGACACCCCTTACGGAATCTTCGAACTCAAGCAGTTTTTCACGTCTGGAGTCAAGCAGGCGGTTCAGAGCGAGTCCTCGGAGGCCGAGTCGCTCAGTTCGGCGACCATTCTGGACGCCATCAAGAAGCTGATCGACGCCGAAGACAAGAAAAAGCCGCTTTCGGACCAGGCGATTACGGACAAGCTGATGGAGCAGGGAATCCAGGTTGCAAGGCGTACCGTTGCCAAGTACCGCGAAAACGAGCTGCATATTTTGCCCGCAAGCAAGCGAAAACAGGTCATTTAG
- the lptB gene encoding LPS export ABC transporter ATP-binding protein, with translation MKNLVSTIRTEHLRKVYGGRQVVSDVSIRVSQGEIVGLLGPNGAGKTTSFYMIVGMVRPESGHIFLDDIEMTDKPMYKRARLGIGYLPQEASIFRKLSVEDNIMAILETQNMKRSERKRRLEELLEEFKITHIRKTKSMSCSGGERRRLEIARALASDPSFLLLDEPFAGIDPIAVADIQSIISGLKERGMGVLITDHNVRETLSITDRAYIMYKSQVLTEGSSEYLANDPEARRIYLGDSFSLG, from the coding sequence TTGAAGAACTTAGTGAGTACCATACGTACGGAACACCTGAGAAAGGTCTATGGCGGTCGCCAGGTCGTAAGCGACGTGTCCATCCGCGTATCGCAGGGCGAAATCGTAGGACTGCTCGGCCCGAACGGTGCCGGCAAGACGACCTCGTTCTATATGATTGTGGGAATGGTACGCCCGGAATCGGGGCACATTTTCCTCGATGACATCGAGATGACCGACAAGCCCATGTACAAGCGTGCGCGCCTCGGCATCGGCTACCTGCCGCAGGAAGCTTCCATTTTTCGCAAGCTTTCTGTTGAAGACAACATCATGGCGATTCTTGAGACGCAGAACATGAAGCGTTCCGAACGCAAGAGGCGCCTCGAGGAACTGCTCGAGGAATTCAAGATTACGCATATCCGCAAGACCAAGTCCATGAGTTGCTCGGGCGGTGAACGCCGCCGCTTGGAAATTGCGCGCGCCCTCGCAAGCGACCCGTCCTTCCTGTTGCTCGACGAACCCTTTGCCGGTATCGACCCGATTGCCGTGGCCGACATCCAGTCCATTATTTCGGGCCTCAAGGAACGGGGCATGGGCGTTCTCATCACAGACCACAACGTGCGCGAGACGCTCTCGATTACCGACCGTGCCTATATCATGTACAAGAGCCAGGTGCTTACGGAAGGTTCTTCGGAATACTTGGCGAACGACCCCGAAGCCCGCCGCATTTACCTAGGAGACAGCTTCAGCCTGGGATAG
- the lptC gene encoding LPS export ABC transporter periplasmic protein LptC: MIEGLVLASVLFVLCVLLSACEDIEEEKPWLQVERPEMLFTDTTLMDSYDKGVLSWKLKTAYLERWGDKEVVFVRPVLVDIYDSLGERTAFLRADSGRMDLKFTYVYAYGHVYALTPKGASVRSDSLIWNKRDNLVTTESYVRVVSEEGDVLQGQGFVSDAHMDNWRILSNVTGIFQDAARRLKDEDKKEAKEIETRDSVQAASPAPAAPMQTKGVTPSPSAATPNATSSVTPPAVTPKPDSAVEKNEKTLVEKIKKRGERVKAKSRDAK, translated from the coding sequence ATGATTGAAGGACTGGTACTTGCATCGGTCCTTTTTGTGCTGTGCGTTCTGCTTTCGGCCTGCGAAGATATCGAAGAGGAAAAGCCGTGGCTTCAGGTGGAGCGCCCAGAAATGCTCTTTACCGACACGACCCTCATGGACAGCTACGACAAGGGTGTCCTTTCCTGGAAACTGAAGACCGCCTATCTGGAACGCTGGGGCGACAAGGAAGTCGTTTTCGTGCGTCCGGTGCTGGTGGATATCTACGATTCCCTCGGGGAACGTACTGCGTTCCTGCGTGCGGATTCGGGACGTATGGACTTGAAGTTCACTTACGTGTATGCCTACGGGCACGTGTATGCGCTGACCCCCAAGGGTGCCTCGGTGCGTTCCGATTCGCTTATCTGGAACAAGCGGGACAACCTGGTGACGACCGAAAGCTATGTCCGTGTGGTGAGCGAAGAAGGCGACGTGTTGCAGGGACAGGGTTTCGTGAGCGATGCCCACATGGACAACTGGCGGATTCTTTCGAACGTGACTGGCATTTTCCAGGATGCCGCAAGGCGCCTGAAGGACGAAGACAAGAAAGAGGCGAAGGAAATCGAGACGCGTGATAGTGTCCAGGCTGCGTCCCCGGCGCCGGCTGCTCCTATGCAGACCAAGGGTGTCACACCCTCTCCGAGTGCTGCTACCCCGAACGCGACAAGCTCCGTTACGCCCCCTGCGGTAACGCCGAAACCGGATTCCGCAGTCGAAAAGAACGAAAAGACTCTTGTCGAAAAAATCAAAAAAAGGGGCGAACGCGTGAAGGCAAAATCGAGGGACGCTAAATGA
- a CDS encoding transglycosylase domain-containing protein, whose amino-acid sequence MRFFSKLFKIVAAFALVGLICCIPAYIVVFKILPTQDPDNQFNRSTILQVLSGETRVYYNDGDKLLGAFFDANHRVYVPYGDIPTNIVNALIAAEDAGYWNHDGFSIYGFTRAMVSNLKSGHMRQGGSTLTQQTVKNIFGREERSIKEKGKELINALRMEKHFSKEEILEFYLNQFHVSGTGKGVAIAAQYFFNKELKDLTLAECAFIAGSVKGPFNYDPFIQRSTERREMALARGKERLEYVLGRMVEEKYISQEDMNAALAKPLEFNHGNFRFSVSTMLDRIEEKLDGEYFQKKFEAEGIEDWRKAQLSITTTLDERSQDAAKTALQANISGLQMQLGGFVLPKAQFANRAQNARKGDYLYGTVDSIMVDEKGSLKSILLGFGQLKGMVSEAAVKDFAKKAGGDVNKILAPQLKKGAILLVSVMDDKTVDGFAPCQIETEPVLQGGLFAIQNGNVIASQGGFHNTGFDRSFKAVRQLGSSWKPILYALALKHHWNYLDMLENDFNVFQFTNQFYFPRPDHKNKGDIVSIAWATTRSENIASIWLLEHLLDKLSPEEFNEVAAANGYARTEEEDTKKYFERLRDKFGLILKEDIKREIEFTKARDALAERYKNEGKEEKAMDVLNLRYGTYSDLAIKQAKKDSKIIGFINHNYKRYAEILRDRQAKELDPTIELPPLDSVVLHHHFTLADMKRLSTMIEPVDSEVDYLDAEHLRYWPDFRRSLSFAEYARFAKEIGIRQKLQKVFSMPLGVNDITLAEISTAYQTMLTGKVFKCLDGDWTEPCFIKEIKNRDGKVIFRNKVESKVVLGDTITSQMAVMLHSVFVNGTARSQYTHMTVTSPDQSVTLRYPALGKTGTTNDYRNVAFMGALPTYVETKNGISTDSVVAIGSYVGFDDNKPLKSGRTRIAGASGGLPQWADFAKKEIEILGIPEKIDFLDISMLAAGEVPLVLPNERGQLTVDPMSGNVMAGAGAEQGRPLPWIDVPGFTPPQVQSAAAETAAENGIMVSLPMPATEAAPAEQAAPAEGSGAPQTTAAETANAVVPATEATAPNAAPASATAENATNAAVEAAPATIPPATAATTAAPTSAPATTQPAAQPTQPAQPKAAAMPKDDDWDLPDGFDSKNAFVPIEAE is encoded by the coding sequence ATGCGATTTTTCTCTAAACTGTTCAAAATCGTGGCCGCCTTCGCGTTGGTCGGCCTCATCTGTTGCATCCCCGCCTACATCGTCGTCTTCAAGATCCTCCCGACCCAGGATCCGGACAACCAGTTCAACCGATCCACCATATTGCAGGTTCTTTCGGGCGAGACCCGCGTCTACTACAACGACGGCGATAAACTCCTGGGCGCCTTTTTCGATGCCAACCACCGCGTTTACGTGCCCTACGGCGACATCCCCACGAATATCGTGAACGCCCTGATCGCCGCCGAAGACGCCGGCTACTGGAACCACGACGGCTTCAGCATCTACGGATTCACCCGCGCCATGGTTTCCAACCTGAAAAGCGGCCACATGCGCCAAGGCGGTTCTACCCTTACGCAACAGACCGTCAAGAACATTTTTGGCCGCGAAGAAAGGAGCATCAAGGAAAAAGGCAAGGAGCTTATCAACGCGCTCCGCATGGAAAAGCACTTCAGCAAGGAAGAAATCCTCGAATTCTACCTGAACCAGTTCCACGTTTCGGGCACCGGAAAGGGTGTCGCCATCGCAGCGCAGTACTTTTTTAACAAGGAACTCAAGGACCTGACGCTTGCCGAATGCGCCTTTATCGCTGGCTCGGTGAAAGGCCCCTTCAACTACGACCCGTTTATCCAGCGCAGCACCGAGCGCCGTGAAATGGCACTTGCCCGTGGCAAGGAACGCCTGGAATACGTGCTCGGACGCATGGTCGAAGAAAAGTACATTTCGCAAGAGGACATGAACGCAGCCCTTGCAAAGCCGCTCGAATTCAATCACGGCAACTTCCGCTTTAGCGTAAGCACCATGCTCGACCGCATCGAAGAAAAGCTCGACGGCGAATATTTCCAGAAAAAGTTCGAAGCCGAAGGAATCGAGGACTGGAGAAAGGCTCAGCTCTCGATCACCACGACCCTGGACGAAAGAAGCCAGGACGCCGCGAAGACCGCTCTCCAGGCAAACATCAGCGGACTCCAGATGCAGCTAGGCGGTTTCGTCCTTCCGAAGGCGCAGTTTGCTAACCGTGCCCAGAACGCACGCAAGGGCGACTACCTGTATGGCACCGTAGACAGCATCATGGTCGACGAGAAGGGTTCCCTGAAATCGATCCTGCTCGGATTCGGGCAGCTCAAGGGAATGGTTTCCGAAGCGGCCGTCAAGGACTTCGCGAAAAAGGCCGGCGGCGACGTGAACAAGATTCTCGCCCCGCAGCTCAAGAAAGGCGCCATTCTCCTCGTGAGCGTGATGGACGACAAGACCGTCGATGGTTTCGCCCCCTGCCAGATTGAAACGGAACCCGTGCTTCAGGGAGGGCTTTTCGCCATCCAGAACGGAAACGTGATTGCAAGCCAGGGCGGATTCCACAACACCGGATTCGACCGCAGCTTCAAGGCGGTGCGCCAGCTGGGTTCCAGTTGGAAACCGATTCTTTACGCTCTTGCGCTCAAGCACCACTGGAACTACTTGGACATGCTCGAAAACGACTTCAACGTTTTCCAGTTCACAAACCAGTTCTACTTCCCGCGTCCCGACCACAAGAACAAGGGCGATATCGTAAGCATCGCCTGGGCAACGACCCGTTCCGAAAACATCGCAAGCATCTGGCTTCTGGAACACCTGCTCGACAAGCTTTCGCCCGAGGAATTCAACGAGGTTGCCGCCGCAAATGGCTACGCCCGTACCGAAGAGGAAGACACCAAGAAATACTTCGAGCGTCTACGCGACAAGTTCGGTCTGATTCTCAAGGAAGACATCAAGCGCGAAATCGAATTCACCAAGGCCCGCGACGCCCTCGCCGAACGCTACAAGAACGAAGGCAAGGAAGAAAAGGCGATGGACGTGCTGAACCTGCGCTACGGAACCTACAGCGACCTCGCGATCAAGCAGGCTAAAAAGGATTCGAAGATTATTGGGTTCATCAATCACAACTACAAACGCTACGCCGAAATCCTGCGCGACCGCCAGGCCAAGGAACTCGACCCGACCATCGAACTCCCGCCGCTTGACTCGGTGGTGCTGCACCACCACTTTACGCTCGCCGACATGAAGCGACTTTCGACGATGATTGAACCGGTGGACAGCGAAGTGGATTACCTCGATGCCGAACATCTGCGTTACTGGCCAGACTTTAGGCGTTCACTTTCGTTCGCGGAATACGCACGGTTCGCAAAAGAAATCGGCATCCGTCAGAAGCTGCAGAAGGTGTTCAGCATGCCGCTTGGCGTGAACGACATTACGCTCGCCGAAATTTCAACCGCCTACCAGACGATGCTTACCGGCAAGGTGTTCAAGTGCCTGGACGGCGACTGGACCGAGCCCTGCTTTATCAAGGAAATCAAGAACCGCGACGGCAAGGTGATCTTTAGGAACAAGGTCGAAAGCAAGGTGGTGCTCGGTGATACGATTACCTCGCAGATGGCGGTGATGCTCCATTCCGTGTTCGTGAACGGAACGGCCCGCAGCCAGTACACCCACATGACCGTGACCTCGCCCGACCAGTCCGTGACGCTGCGCTACCCCGCTCTCGGAAAGACCGGTACCACCAACGATTACAGGAACGTGGCGTTCATGGGCGCACTCCCCACCTACGTGGAAACGAAGAACGGTATTTCGACGGACTCCGTGGTCGCCATCGGAAGCTACGTCGGTTTCGATGACAACAAGCCGCTGAAATCCGGACGTACGCGTATTGCAGGCGCAAGCGGCGGCCTTCCGCAATGGGCTGACTTCGCGAAGAAGGAAATAGAAATCCTCGGCATTCCCGAAAAGATTGACTTCCTCGACATTTCGATGCTTGCCGCAGGCGAAGTGCCGTTGGTGCTCCCCAACGAACGTGGCCAGCTGACCGTTGACCCGATGAGCGGAAACGTGATGGCAGGCGCAGGTGCCGAACAGGGCAGACCGCTCCCGTGGATTGACGTGCCGGGATTTACACCGCCGCAGGTGCAGAGCGCCGCCGCAGAAACAGCCGCCGAAAACGGAATCATGGTAAGCCTCCCGATGCCTGCAACGGAAGCGGCTCCGGCAGAACAGGCTGCACCGGCGGAAGGTTCCGGCGCCCCGCAGACAACCGCCGCAGAAACCGCGAATGCAGTGGTCCCTGCAACAGAAGCGACCGCACCGAATGCTGCTCCGGCTAGTGCCACGGCCGAAAACGCGACCAATGCCGCTGTTGAAGCCGCACCTGCAACCATCCCACCAGCCACAGCCGCGACGACAGCGGCTCCCACGAGCGCTCCGGCTACAACGCAGCCCGCCGCTCAACCCACACAGCCCGCTCAACCGAAGGCAGCCGCAATGCCCAAGGATGACGACTGGGACTTGCCGGATGGCTTTGACAGCAAGAACGCCTTCGTTCCCATTGAAGCGGAATAG
- a CDS encoding glutamate synthase subunit beta: MQEIKRIADVYRPVEERIKDNNEVERRLTSLEIVQQGSRCHSCGIPFCHGAGCPLGNLVPEFNAAVAAGNAERAYNVISKTAFFPEFTGRVCPALCESACTGNVHNDPVMVRQIEKYIIETAFEEGRVTLPAAEWNGKTAAVIGSGPAGLFAAEALRRKGYAVTVYEKREKVGGLLRYGIPNWKLDKSVIDRRVKLLEEAGIKFVCSTEIGKDISAEYIHKNFDEVFLAIGTPNARDLKIPGREAEGIFLALDFLHGANKPGETNPEKFSAKGRKVLVIGGGDTGNDCVGKAIREGCESVLQVEFMPKPPEERSPSTPWPDWPYMLRTSYAQHEGGERRWNVSSKQFIVKDGRVAGVEAVRVEWEMSPQGRPLKPNEVPNSTEVIETDLVVLAMGFTGVPAEGIVNDLGLQLTPRTAIIPDPARHIYAVGDCANGASLVVRAMADAKAKVASL; this comes from the coding sequence ATGCAAGAAATTAAAAGAATCGCAGATGTTTACCGCCCTGTCGAAGAGCGAATTAAGGACAATAATGAAGTCGAACGTCGCTTGACTTCACTAGAAATCGTACAGCAGGGGTCACGCTGCCATAGTTGTGGAATCCCGTTCTGTCACGGTGCGGGTTGTCCGCTCGGTAACCTGGTGCCCGAATTCAATGCGGCTGTCGCTGCAGGGAATGCGGAACGCGCCTACAACGTTATCAGCAAGACGGCGTTCTTCCCCGAATTTACGGGCCGCGTTTGCCCCGCCCTTTGTGAATCCGCTTGTACGGGCAATGTGCATAACGACCCCGTCATGGTTCGTCAGATTGAAAAGTATATCATCGAAACCGCCTTCGAAGAGGGCCGCGTAACGCTCCCCGCTGCCGAATGGAACGGCAAGACTGCCGCGGTCATCGGCTCGGGTCCTGCAGGTCTCTTTGCTGCCGAAGCGCTCCGCCGCAAGGGCTACGCCGTTACCGTTTACGAAAAACGTGAAAAGGTGGGCGGCCTCCTGCGTTACGGTATTCCGAACTGGAAACTCGACAAGTCGGTCATCGATCGCCGCGTCAAGCTCCTCGAAGAAGCGGGCATCAAGTTCGTTTGCAGCACCGAAATCGGTAAGGATATCTCGGCCGAATACATCCACAAGAATTTTGACGAAGTCTTCCTCGCCATCGGTACGCCGAATGCTCGTGACCTGAAAATCCCGGGCCGCGAAGCCGAAGGTATCTTCCTCGCACTCGATTTCTTGCATGGCGCAAACAAACCCGGCGAAACGAATCCTGAAAAGTTCAGCGCCAAGGGCCGCAAGGTCCTGGTGATTGGCGGTGGCGATACGGGTAACGACTGTGTGGGCAAGGCGATCCGCGAAGGGTGCGAAAGCGTGCTCCAGGTGGAATTTATGCCTAAGCCGCCCGAGGAACGTTCTCCGTCCACTCCGTGGCCGGATTGGCCGTACATGCTGCGTACTAGCTATGCTCAGCACGAAGGCGGTGAACGCCGCTGGAATGTATCTTCCAAGCAGTTCATCGTGAAAGATGGCCGCGTCGCAGGCGTCGAAGCTGTCCGCGTGGAATGGGAAATGTCCCCGCAGGGCCGCCCGCTCAAGCCGAACGAAGTTCCGAATTCTACCGAAGTCATCGAAACCGATTTGGTTGTGCTCGCCATGGGCTTCACTGGGGTTCCGGCCGAAGGCATCGTGAACGATCTGGGTCTCCAGCTGACACCGCGTACCGCGATCATTCCGGACCCCGCTCGTCACATTTACGCTGTCGGTGACTGTGCAAATGGCGCGTCCCTTGTGGTCCGCGCCATGGCCGATGCAAAGGCAAAAGTTGCTTCTCTTTAG